The sequence CAGACGTCTTTCGTCCCAAGGGACTCCGGCATCCCGAGGCGCTTCAACAATGCGGCATCCACCTCCGAGCGCGACACATCCAGGGCCAGGGCCTCCGCCGCCTCTCCCAACTCCCAGTACCGCTCCAAACACTCCTCCAACGCAGGGACATCCGCAGCCTCCGGCCCAGCCCGCCCATATTGGGGCGACTCCTCCCTCAACTCCAGGCCGTTGGCCCTACGCTCACGGAGCGCAGCGGCAATCTGCTCTTTGCTCCTGCCGCGCAACTCAAGCAGCAGAAACGGGTCCTCGTCAAACCGCTCCCCCAGGAGGTAGTACACCGCCGCAATGTGCTTGCACGGGTTGGCCCAGTCGGGGCACGAGCACTCGGTCTCCAGGTCGCCACTGCTGGATGGAAACAGCGGAACTCCCTCGGCGTCAAACACCTGCTCTATATCCGCAGGCATCTCGCCTGCCAGCAACTGCGCGGCGAAAACGGCCTGCTCCGACAAAGCGTCCAGCACCTTGTCCCACGCGGCTTCATCCAGCGGCTTCAGGCGGATGCTGAC comes from Chloroflexota bacterium and encodes:
- a CDS encoding SWIM zinc finger family protein; the encoded protein is MDEGRLSRGRAYARRGQVMEIDIKPGQVLARVQGSRPKPYKVSIRLKPLDEAAWDKVLDALSEQAVFAAQLLAGEMPADIEQVFDAEGVPLFPSSSGDLETECSCPDWANPCKHIAAVYYLLGERFDEDPFLLLELRGRSKEQIAAALRERRANGLELREESPQYGRAGPEAADVPALEECLERYWELGEAAEALALDVSRSEVDAALLKRLGMPESLGTKDVWSHVADTYEAVTTRALEVAFGSVSRR